The genomic interval CCCGAATGCGGCTCACGAGCTGAGTCGCGACCTCATCGGGCGAGCCAGAGAGTACGTCGGCACCTTTTCCCGTAGGGGGCGGGGAGAGCGAGACCGATCGCAGACCGGACGTTGCCTCCACTCCCAGATCGGCGGCGGTGAGGGTTGTTACCGGCTTTTTCTTGGCCCCCATGATGCCCTTCAAAGTGGCGTAGCGAGGTGAGTTGATTCCCGTTTGCACGCTGAGGACGGCGGGAAGCTTCAAGTCGACCACCTGGAGCTCGTTGTTCTCGAGCTCGCGCTCGACCCGGAGTGTTCCCCCATCTTTCAACTCGAGACTCATCACGGCGGTCGCGGAAGGCCAATCGAGAACTCCGGCGACGAGGCCCCCTATCTGCGTGTGATTGTCGTCGTCGGCCTGGAGCCCCGCCAGGATCAGGGAGAAGTCCTGGTCGCGGGTCGCGGCAACGACGAGGCGGGCGATGCTCAGC from Vicinamibacteria bacterium carries:
- a CDS encoding electron transfer flavoprotein subunit beta/FixA family protein — its product is MKSLVLVKQVPDANSVFRINAEGTWIDESNLSFAMNDYDRYALEELLKLKDAGKLEEVVALTVGSPEASSVLRTCLAMGADRAIHVKHEASSRLDPLSIARLVVAATRDQDFSLILAGLQADDDNHTQIGGLVAGVLDWPSATAVMSLELKDGGTLRVERELENNELQVVDLKLPAVLSVQTGINSPRYATLKGIMGAKKKPVTTLTAADLGVEATSGLRSVSLSPPPTGKGADVLSGSPDEVATQLVSRIREKTGVL